The nucleotide sequence CGAGTCATTACCCACATCATTGTGTGATTTATAGAATATGGTTCCTGTACTACTTTCCCCTAATACAATActtttttgatttaatGATGCAAGGtcaaacttttgataatcAGTGAAATGATATTCGCTATTCAATGAACGATCAAAAAAGGACACCGTAATACTATTTGTTGCCCCTGGCTCTTTATTGATCACAATCCAAGCATATCCTATATTGTTCATGGTCAAATATCGcctatcaacaatttctccttTGTTGACAAATGGAGTAGATCCGGAAGAATATGGAATAATTTTGCTGGAAATATTGTAGCTCCTCACTGAAGGAGGAGTTGATTTATGCTTTTTAAATCCGTTGAGGGTTGGCTTGTATccctcatcatcatcatccaataTCGAGTTttcctcctcttcatcatcatcgaGAAACAAGCGCTTTCCGTTTGCTCCGTTTGCTCCGTTTGCTCCATTGGGCTCCCCTTCACGGTGTAACATTTGATTCACCTCTGTTTGATCATCACTCTTGgcaaattcatcatcactctCCTCCAAATCATCCACAAACAAACTTGCTCCTGTGGCATCGCCCCCAAGATCTTTAACAACATCTTTCAATCTTAGTATATCTCCATAAGTACTACCAATCAAAAGACTAGTCTTATTCTCCCATTCAATATTCAAGGGCAATGCATCCTCGTTCAATTCAAAGTCATCTTCATGCAACGTACTAGcagaatcaaaattgacGACTTTATATGTATTCAAAGTCAAGATTGCCAATTTATGACCAAACAAGTTGTAATCGATAATCTTGGAATCGCTTGTGAACTGCTTCACTTTGGACCAATCTAGTCTTTGATAAACTTGTATAATATTGTTCGCTGTAGGGATTAGTAAGAACTGTCCATCTTTTGACCATTGAGTCTTTGTTGTAtataattcatcattatgttcattattgaaatcaattttatcaGTAGACAAGTTTAtctttttacaatttgcGTTCTCCAATGTATGTAACAAGTTTAattcttcattgaaaaCGGAGTAAATTTGTACTGCCCCATTGGACAAACTAATACTGCACAATTCTCCCGTTTGATCATAGGCGATATTTAACAATTGGTCAGGTAAAGtgattgttttgtattGGTTGTCATTCTGCAAGTCAACTATAACTAACTTGTTATCGTCACCACCACAAAGAATTCGATTACCTTGATTTATAAAAGAAAGATCACGTAATGGTAATTCTGATCTGAAAATGACTCCTTGCGATTCATGCTTGGCCAAATCTATAAGTTCCAATTTAGCTTCAGTTGTAGTAACTGccaatttatcattatGAAATGAAACAGATGTTAGGTTCTGCAAAAAATCAATCGACACAGGTTGTGAATCGAAATCATCCACATTGACCAACTTGATAATACCTTCACTGTTGGCAATGACTAATCTCTTCGAATAGTCATCAAAGTAAGCATATGAGTTACCATCGGGAAAGATAGATATCTTCTTATACGACATTAGAAGCTTATTATGGTGATGCCCTGGTAGTAGTTTTGGTGgagttcaattttgaaaaaaaattgtcaagTCGCGTTGAAATGAGACGCGTCTCAAATGAGGTAGAAGCCGCACccacaaaacaaaaattaaatgACAACACTGCGGTTTGgattcaaatcaagatCAAGAGACAACAAGTGGCAGAACCTTTCTTGTGAAACCATGGATATTGCTGTTTCTCTTAACAAgtcattgaaatttgtgTCGAGCACATATATGACTACTGACAGATTGACAAAAACTCCAAGTTTGTAAGAATGTTTATCATTAAAGCAGCATCAAACTTGTATTCAAGCGTAGATTCAATTTGTGGAACGGGTTCATCAATAGAAGCGTGTTTTCGGCagtattgttttgatttggttcaAGGTGGTGACTCATTGTGATTTTTTGCCCTCAAATGCAAGTTGTCCAATCTTGTAAAACCTTCCAGCTCTAAATCCAAAGCTTTGTTTTCAGAGCTGATCAATGTCTAATCTATTGTAAAGTATCTATCCTTCAGCACAGCCTTGAATTTTTATTGGTAGGTGAAACTTTTCTTGTAAGCtatctttgaaattatgTGGTAAAAATATTGTGTTGTCAAACTGCACAAAAGCTTTGGTATTGCCAAAACGGTGTTACCTTTTCAACTGTGAATCCAATTTAAACCTTTGTGCATTTGATGCCAGATGAATACAGGGGTAGTCATCAATAGATTGATTATCTTTCATTACTCCTATTATCGTGTAACAAATTACTGcatttttctctttgtttttgttgttgatagtTTGCGGGatttttctcaatttcatGCATTTACGAACTAAGATGGAATCACTTTTCCACCTGAAAGTTGAGTTTATAACTATCAATACCTTGCTACTAGATGCGTGCCAGTATGTACCTACACCACGTTGACgaaaatgttgttgtttagCCAATGTGTTCCAACTCAACCGAGAGCTTCTTTCTTAAGTATGTagttggttgcaaaaaaaatttaaaaaagaGTAGTGAAAATATGAAAATGTGAGATGTgtgaattttgaaattttgaaattcgTCAGAATTGCACTACCTTAGCCAAGTTCCAAACATACCAGAACAATAAGACATGTATTTCGCTAATCTTGGCCAACTATCTCTATATCTATAAGAATGTACCATATGTTGCTCTATGTATTTCTCTTATAATGCCCACATGccttttgaaattttctaAAAAAAATTCCCCAATGAAGccaaaccaaaagaaaattttttttctcttatTATTGTagtttgttattgttttagTTTGAGGGAttttaacaatttgtttattctTTTTACGAGAGTAACAACTCCAACGTATATGGGGGCTATGGCACCAACTTTACTCAAAATATTGATATCGTACTTTAGATTAAGACAGTATCAGCATCTGCTGCCCCCATTCACTCTATTCTGAAAGAAAATGTTCAAATGgaagagagagagagatgAATCTTACTAGAGACACTATAAGTCCATAgatatataaaaaaaaaaccaaatgaTTTCTGCTTCTCCTTTCACAATACATACGTATACTTCAGTAAATCTTTGTACCTTGAAAGCATTTCGCTTCTGTTTCTTCAACCCTCTACTAGGGTTGTGTATTTtcattgtattgtttttgatggTGCCATACATATATCTCCCCATACTTTTGGTATTGCAAATTTCACTATAAATCCCTCAAAACACAACACACTAAAAACAGAAACACCACAGACATAGAAATACGTCAGCAATAAACAAAGAGGTATATGGAGAGTGAGCTTTACACATGCACTACAAAGGAATGGCTTCATTTGTACTAAAAATGAAACACAAACACCATCGTCTATCTATCATTTACTTCTTGTATTTGTCTTTTTGTAATACGTGTACCAAGCTATAGCCCCTCAAgcatttttttcttttgtacCTTTGTGGCATTATTACTCTGAGggattttattttcaattctttataCATTTTACCAATACATTTTACATCTACACCCAGTGAAACAGCACTTTATAGGAGTAAGGGGACACCAAAGTAGCCCTCGTCCTAGGGCTTACACCAGATGTAGTATTCAACATTGTAGCAACAACTGTCGAAAGAAGTATAAATAGGTAACAGATTtattctctttctcttccaTTATTGATACTCTATAACACACAGCTTTTTGCAAATGTCAGCAGCTAATTctactttgaaaatggaCACATCCATGAACGAACAATCTTCCAACACTAATGAGATCTAtcaagatgttgatgaatacaatgaagatgaagaatcaTCGATAGATTCAACTCCAGTTTCACCTCCGCCACCTGCTCGCAAACAGTCATGGAGGGAAATCTTCATGttgtcattttcttcattagGTGCAATATATGGTGACTTGGGCACGTCTCCGTTATACACCATGAACTCGATCAAGTATTCTCaatcaccaccaaataAGGATGATGTATATGGTGGTGTGTCAATCATCTTTTATGTATTCACTATAattgtcattttcaaatatgttTGTATTGTGTTGGTATTTGGTCCCAATAATGGCGAAGGTGGTCAAGTGGCAATATATGCTAAAATTGCCCggtttttgaaaatcgGGCCCAAGGGAGTTGTTATACCAGGAAAGACCGAGGGTGGGGAGTTGGATGATCTGGATTTAAAAGTGCTTGCAAGACAAGACACGTCGATGTCAACTGATACATTacattcaagaattgagCAGATCAAGCAACATCCAGTATtgattaaaattttgaaattgttcattCTTGGTGCTTGTTTCTTTGGTTGTTCTTTGGTTATGTCGGATGGTTTATTAACTCCAACAACTTCAGTACTAAGTGCCATCGGTGGTATTCAAATCGCTGTGCCTAGTTTCAACAGTGTCCTTGCAGTTTCCGAAGTCATTTTGGTTGTCCTATTTcttattcaacaatttggttcAACAAAGATCAGCTTCACATTTGCACCAAttatttgtatttggatGTTTGGGCTAATCATTTGTGGTATTTACAATATTGTTGTTCACCATCCAGGTATATTTGCTGCTTTATCTCCTTACTACGCCATCAAGATATTACGCAATGGTGGGATTGATGTCTTTGGGGGTGCAATGTTGGCCATAACTGGTACTGAAGCCATGTTTGCTGATATTGGCCATTTTGGTAAGTtaccaattcaattgacattgagtttctttgtttatcCTGCATTGATCTTGTGTTACCTAGGACAAGGAGCTTATTTGGTAAAACATCCTGATGCCGTTGTCAATCCGTTCTTCATTTCATTGCCTGGTGGTACTGGATCTGCTCCTTATTGGATCATGTTTGTGCTTTCCACATTAAGCAGTATTATTGCATCACAAGCATTGATACTTTCAGTGTTTAGCATCACTTCCCAATTGATCAACCTCGATTGTTTTCCAAAGCTAAGGGTAGTCCATGTATCACATCAATATGCTGGTAAAGTATATATCCCCACTGTTAATtggatgttgatgattggTGTTGTATGTACAGCTGCAGGTTTCAAAAATAGCAACAATGTCACTGCAGCCTATGGATTGGGTATTTCGCTCGATTTGATTGTtacttcatcattgattgtCATTTGCTTGTTTTATGTTTACAACACCAACATCTTTTGGCCCGTTGCATTTGCCTTCGTATTCATCCCATTGGAAGCTTGTTTAGTCATTgccaatttgaagaaagtaCCCCATGGAGCTTGGTTCCCGTTAATGATGGCAGTATTATTTAGTACATTCCTCACGATCTGGAGATGGGCGAGATCAAGAAAAGTTGATCAAGAGATCCATCAACAAGTTAAAATTGCCGACTTGTATCCATTTTTCCAAGCAAAATCAGTGACAGTTGACCTTAGCGGTGACTTAGATTTAAGCACCAGAGGTAGATCAAGGGAAAGAGTGACTGTTATTCCTCAGCCAGCTAGGAACCAAGTAATAACCAAATACGGAACCCAAGTATTGCAAAAACACCTCGGTGTTGGATTCATGTATGTTAACTCATTGCTCACCAATAGTCCAAACACTTTGCCTCAATTATACGccaaaattattcaaaatttcgCATCAATACCCAATAACTTGGTATTTGTTGGAGTAAGAGTACTTTCCATTCCTTATGTGGTTGATCACCAAAGATTCGTTTTAGCACCAATGAAATTACCAGGTCACCATAAATGTATTGTTCGATTTGGATTCATGGAGGAGATTCAAATGAGTCAggaattgatcaaatctATTATGCAGCTGATGCCCATACCAGAAGTCGTTATTGATGAGTTACCAGTGATTCAtttctttgaaaacaatgtaaTTCAATGTCGTGAGTTTGAGCGTGATGACCGATGGGTAGTAAATGTAGTGTTGAAGTTGAGACACGCGGTTAGGAAATTAGTCGTGAATTACCTTTTCAAtccattgattcaattgactcATGAGTATGATAATGGGGATGAAGAGATGGAACGAATCTTGATTGGTGGCCTAGCTAGAATATagaaatgaagaaatgtAATGTACAGGAGTATTGTGTTTAGTACAGTGATACTAAATTACTCTTTGAGTTTGCAAGCCGCACAAAGTTCTTAAAATAATCTTTAGCATATCAAAAGTAATTCCTCAATCAATATTCTAAGATCCTTGCAACACTATTGTATACCGCACAAATGACAACAATTGCCACATCACACCAGGAGTCATCAATTCCTCGCAATAGAGTACTAACTACATTTGGTCTTTCTAAAAACTTGTCACAACcaattgatatcaaaatcaattatATGGAATGTACAGATGCCAATCTTGAACTAGCGACAATTTCAGAAAAGTTTACCAACCCAACAGTTTTTCGAAAATTATCCAATATATATAGATATCTGGACTTATTTGTAACGATTGAGGTCTATGATGGTAAAGATAACAACTTGATTAGTATACCGATCCAAACTTCGTACAAGGCATTTAATAATAAGAAACGAATATGGAATCAAGTGTTGAAGTTGGCAATTGATGGGAACCAAGTGTGGTATGATTCCTATGTCAAATTTACTGTGATGGAGATTGTCAATACTGAGCCATT is from Candida orthopsilosis Co 90-125, chromosome 1 draft sequence and encodes:
- a CDS encoding Ctf4 protein (S. cerevisiae homolog CTF4 has chromatin binding and has role in DNA-dependent DNA replication, mitotic sister chromatid cohesion, cell double-strand break repair via break-induced replication), which codes for MSYKKISIFPDGNSYAYFDDYSKRLVIANSEGIIKLVNVDDFDSQPVSIDFLQNLTSVSFHNDKLAVTTTEAKLELIDLAKHESQGVIFRSELPLRDLSFINQGNRILCGGDDNKLVIVDLQNDNQYKTITLPDQLLNIAYDQTGELCSISLSNGAVQIYSVFNEELNLLHTLENANCKKINLSTDKIDFNNEHNDELYTTKTQWSKDGQFLLIPTANNIIQVYQRLDWSKVKQFTSDSKIIDYNLFGHKLAILTLNTYKVVNFDSASTLHEDDFELNEDALPLNIEWENKTSLLIGSTYGDILRLKDVVKDLGGDATGASLFVDDLEESDDEFAKSDDQTEVNQMLHREGEPNGANGANGANGKRLFLDDDEEEENSILDDDDEGYKPTLNGFKKHKSTPPSVRSYNISSKIIPYSSGSTPFVNKGEIVDRRYLTMNNIGYAWIVINKEPGATNSITVSFFDRSLNSEYHFTDYQKFDLASLNQKSIVLGESSTGTIFYKSHNDVGNDSWEKTIPLIKGEEYLTSICITNSKGNNTIVVGTSLGYLRFFNEYGICLNVIKTIPVVSLAASFGIILMINQVTTNVYTYTIFDIYQDYKIIQQSCPIPLKEAKSQLIKGVFFNEYNDPCIVGGHDDTLLVLQSWRETGNAKWIPILNLHNAITEYGSNENKLAWSCWPLGVINDSLNCLILKNGGYPGFPLPLPVEIDTEIPIKSGRGDEEEVESEEQFLRSFTMGKLISDTISNFEDEQQGEDVDQDSLMTKLEQYSTMFDKSLIKLFAEACQHSRLNKAYSIAKLMKTDKALLAANKVSERMEFLTLANKIGQLREQLLEDLED
- a CDS encoding Hak1 potassium transporter; this encodes MSAANSTLKMDTSMNEQSSNTNEIYQDVDEYNEDEESSIDSTPVSPPPPARKQSWREIFMLSFSSLGAIYGDLGTSPLYTMNSIKYSQSPPNKDDVYGGVSIIFYVFTIIVIFKYVCIVLVFGPNNGEGGQVAIYAKIARFLKIGPKGVVIPGKTEGGELDDSDLKVLARQDTSMSTDTLHSRIEQIKQHPVLIKILKLFILGACFFGCSLVMSDGLLTPTTSVLSAIGGIQIAVPSFNSVLAVSEVILVVLFLIQQFGSTKISFTFAPIICIWMFGLIICGIYNIVVHHPGIFAALSPYYAIKILRNGGIDVFGGAMLAITGTEAMFADIGHFGKLPIQLTLSFFVYPALILCYLGQGAYLVKHPDAVVNPFFISLPGGTGSAPYWIMFVLSTLSSIIASQALILSVFSITSQLINLDCFPKLRVVHVSHQYAGKVYIPTVNWMLMIGVVCTAAGFKNSNNVTAAYGLGISLDLIVTSSLIVICLFYVYNTNIFWPVAFAFVFIPLEACLVIANLKKVPHGAWFPLMMAVLFSTFLTIWRWARSRKVDQEIHQQVKIADLYPFFQAKSVTVDLSGDLDLSTRGRSRERVTVIPQPARNQVITKYGTQVLQKHLGVGFMYVNSLLTNSPNTLPQLYAKIIQNFASIPNNLVFVGVRVLSIPYVVDHQRFVLAPMKLPGHHKCIVRFGFMEEIQMSQELIKSIMQSMPIPEVVIDELPVIHFFENNVIQCREFERDDRWVVNVVLKLRHAVRKLVVNYLFNPLIQLTHEYDNGDEEMERILIGGLARI